The following coding sequences are from one Canis lupus dingo isolate Sandy chromosome 21, ASM325472v2, whole genome shotgun sequence window:
- the LOC112667337 gene encoding olfactory receptor 51V1-like gives MSASSASIINSSIFILTGFPGLDQYYPWFSIPFSFVYAMVFLGNCLVLHVIRTEPSLHQPMFYFLAMLALTDLCMGLSTVHTVLGVLWGLNQEVSQEACIAQTYFIHGLSCMESGVLLAMAFDRFTAICNPLRYTSILTNSRVIHFMVTILMRAALSILPVIIRLKFFHYCRPHILSHSFCLHQDLLRLACSDIRFNSFYALALVICTLLLDAVLILISYILILHTVLAIASQEERLKSLQTCVSHICAVLVFYIPIIGLTMVHRFGKHLSPSVHVLMGNIYILFPPLMNPIIYSVKTQQIRGRMKKWFSLKM, from the coding sequence ATGTCTGCTTCTTCTGCTTCCATTATCAATTCCTCCATATTCATTCTCACTGGTTTCCCTGGCCTAGACCAGTACTACCCCTGGTTttcaattcccttttcttttgtctATGCTATGGTCTTTCTGGGAAACTGCCTGGTGCTGCACGTGATCAGGACTGAGCCGAGCCTGCACCAGCCCATGTTCTACTTCCTGGCCATGCTGGCCCTCACTGACCTGTGCATGGGGCTGTCCACGGTGCACACGGTGCTGGGGGTCTTGTGGGGACTCAATCAAGAAGTCAGTCAGGAAGCCTGCATTGCCCAAACTTACTTCATCCATGGTCTGTCATGCATGGAGTCTGGAGTACTTCTTGCCATGGCCTTTGATCGCTTCACTGCAATCTGCAATCCTCTGCGCTACACATCCATCCTGACCAACAGTAGAGTCATTCATTTCATGGTGACCATTCTGATGAGGGCTGCTTTGTCCATTCTCCCAGTCATCATTCGCCTGAAGTTCTTCCATTACTGCCGcccccacatcctctcccactCTTTCTGCCTGCACCAGGACCTACTCCGGCTGGCCTGCTCCGACATCCGCTTCAACAGCTTCTATGCCCTGGCTCTGGTGATTTGTACCTTGCTGTTGGATGCTGTGCTCATTCTCATCTCCTACATTCTCATCTTGCACACAGTGCTGGCGATTGCATCCCAGGAGGAGAGGCTTAAGTCCTTGCAGACCTGTGTGTCCCACATCTGTGCTGTCCTGGTCTTTTACATCCCCATCATTGGCCTCACTATGGTGCACCGCTTTGGAAAGCATCTCTCACCTTCTGTTCATGTCCTTATGGGCAATATCTATATTCTTTTCCCACCCCTGATGAATCCCATCATCTACAGTGTAAAGACCCAGCAGATCCGGGGCAGGATGAAGAAGTGGTTTTCCCTGAAAATGTAG
- the LOC112667338 gene encoding olfactory receptor 51G2-like yields the protein MSDSNHTGTFFFLAGLPGIEAVHKWLFIPLCAMYVASLVGNSLILWVVRSEPSLHQPMYYFLLMLAVTDLGLSASTLPTVLPIYLLGIRKVAMDMCLAQLFFIHTFSIMESSVLLTMALDRFVAISNPLHYGTILTSPRVASLGLASVVRSVGLHIPAPIMLRKLSYCQNRLLSHSYCLHPDVMKLACVDTHINSAYGLFVVLSTLGVDSVLIVLSYVLILQTALSIASKAERLKALNTCVSHICAVLLFYTPMIGLSMIHRFGRWASPSSRVLLSYVHFLIPPVLNPIVYTIKTKQIRLRMLRLLGSGGAGIRDT from the coding sequence ATGTCAGACTCCAACCACACCGGTACCTTTTTCTTCCTAGCAGGCCTCCCAGGCATTGAGGCTGTGCACAAATGGCTCTTTATCCCTCTGTGTGCCATGTATGTGGCCTCCCTGGTAGGGAACAGTCTGATCCTGTGGGTGGTGAGGTCAGAGCCCTCCCTGCACCAGCCCATGTACTACTTCCTATTGATGCTGGCAGTGACCGACCTGGGTCTGTCTGCCTCCACACTGCCCACTGTGCTCCCCATCTACCTGCTGGGTATCAGGAAAGTGGCAATGGATATGTGTCTGGCCCAGCTCTTCTTCATCCACACCTTCTCCATCATGGAGTCCTCTGTGCTGCTGACTATGGCCTTGGACCGTTTTGTGGCCATCAGCAACCCCCTGCACTATGGCACCATCCTCACAAGCCCCCGTGTTGCTAGCTTAGGCCTGGCCAGTGTGGTGCGCAGTGTCGGGCTTCACATCCCCGCTCCCATCATGCTGAGGAAACTGTCTTATTGCCAGAATCGCCTGCTTTCCCATTCCTACTGTCTGCACCCGGATGTCATGAAGCTGGCCTGTGTAGACACCCACATCAACAGTGCCTATGGTCTTTTTGTAGTGCTCTCTACACTAGGGGTGGACTCGGTGCTCATTGTTCTCTCCTATGTGCTGATCCTCCAAACAGCGCTGTCCATTGCCTCCAAAGCTGAGCGCCTTAAAGCCCTCAACACTTGTGTCTCCCATATCTGTGCTGTGCTGCTCTTCTACACACCGATGATTGGCCTGTCCATGATCCACAGATTTGGGAGGTGGGCTTCCCCTTCCAGCCGGGTGCTGCTCTCCTACGTTCACTTTCTCATACCTCCAGTGCTCAATCCAATAGTTTATACCATTAAGACCAAGCAGATCCGGCTGAGGATGCTACGCTTATTGGGGTCAGGTGGGGCTGGCATCAGAGACACTTAG